A stretch of DNA from Scylla paramamosain isolate STU-SP2022 unplaced genomic scaffold, ASM3559412v1 Contig61, whole genome shotgun sequence:
ctcacagATAATTTTGTTCCTTACTGAAATATTACTGAATGATTTCTTCGttaattgattttcttttctcttttatttatttctttttcttttgcttttatatatatatatatatatatatatatatatatatatatatatatatatatatatatatatatatatatatatatatatatatatatatatatatatatatatatatatatatatatatatatatatatatatatatatatatatatatatatatatatttacatttcaCTGACAGTCTTTTTCTTTGTGGAGAGTCACAATGTTTAGGCTTCCTCATTAATGGAGAGacttttgcttattttttaacttttttttccattattttctttagttgcACTCACGAACTTGTTCttcattgaatttttttttattttccactttttAGTCAATGTTTTCTAGATGATGCTTACATTTAATGtttatgtttcttcattaattcgtattttaaactattttcctttatcGTCATTACTTCCTAGGTTCCTCTCACAATCTTGTTCCTCAGTGCATAGTCAGTTAATAGTTAGTTTCCTTGATAAtagacagatttttttttctttttgtcattttgtgGAGTTgatttactatttttctcctcaATTTCTCAAACAATTCAAAGGCATCTTTGTTCACGAgtatatagatttttttatattttttttatatccattcTTCAGTGTTTTCTGATTTCCTTTCAAAATATTGTACCTTAGGGGAgaataaatttttttattcatctattttttcatttatcaattattttctactttttgtgATATTATTTCACTCGCAATCCTGTTCGTCACTGAAGACTCATTCTTTAAGTTTCTTAGTAGGCTTTTTTTGTAAACAATCAGGAATTTGGTCTTCAGTGTTTAGCAGCACGAGAGCCGTGAACGAGGCTCCGCGTACCTGTCCGCCCTTTATTCTGCTTCTGTGAACACAGTCGCGTCTTTAGGGCCGCCATCTCTCGGGCCCACTTCACTCGCGCGGGGCGTGGGGCCCCAGCGGGGCCTTCACCCCAGTGAAGTattaattcattattttctttaccttttctaaTTTTTGTGACATTATTTCACTCGCAATCCTGTTCGTCACTGAGGATTCATTGTTTAAGTCTCTTAATCGACTTTTATTTCAAGCTACCTTCTTGTAAGCAATCAAGAATTTGGTCTTCAGTGTGAGTGACTCAGTGTTTAGCAGCACGAGAGCCGTGAACGATGCTCCGCCCACCTGTCCGCCCTTTATTTTGCTTCTGTGAACGCAGTCGCATCTTTAGGGCCGCCACCTCTCGGGCCCACTTCACTCGCGCGGGGCCTGGGGGTGGAGGCTGCGATGCCAGTACACTCAAATCCAGGTCAGGAACGTAATCACTAGGAAGGGTGTTATGGGTGTCAATTTTGCATTTTTGCACTGATTTTACATTCATCTTCTTGTAGcgcttttccttccctcctgacgcttttctgtttcttttcagcAAGGACACATTACGTTTGTGGCTGACcggtaattttttctttctcaaattcactttcttctttactttcatccCCGTCATCACCTTCTTCACGGGTGTTGGTGGGGAggtcttccaccacctccacctgctgGTTACATTAACGTTCACTGTGGTTATCGGGCGATATGACAATATCTTCTTTTTCAAATCCTGTTCCTTCCCCGTATTCTCTTTACGCACAATTTTCTCCACCGGTGTTTTGGTTTTCTTATAGTCAGGCAATActcgctctctcttctttcttatgttctctctccttGTGCTATTCTTCATTCTGACATTAGTTAAAGATATAAATTTTGttaaagagggaaggataacTTTCTCTATAATGTCTTCTTTCTCAACGCCTTTCTCaaaatcttgtttttcttcctcttctgcataGTCCTTCAATGGAGGGACGGTGTTCACCTCTTCAGCGTCCGTCTCCTTTTTAGtctcttgttcatgttcttccGTTCCAGTGTGTTCTTCAGATGGATCCTTTTCCTCACTCTCAGAGTCTTCATCGTCTGTATCCTGAACCATCTGCATGTTACTGTTAACTGCTATATGctgtattcctccttccttgtccttttcTGAAACAAATTCGCTGTCAgtatcttccatctcttcttgaTCTGCATAGTCTTTCTCAGAAGCGGCGTTTTTCACATCTTCAATGTTTGCTTCCTCCTTCTGATAATAGTCTTCCCAAATAtcgttctcctttccttcacgtgGATTGTCTTCCTTACTTACAGCGTCTTCATCGCCTTTTTCCTGAGCCAGCTTTACTTGACTCATTATTTctggttcctcttccttctctgcgaaatctctctcagtatcttctttatttaccttatccatgttctcttccttaGGAGGGCAGTTCGTCACAATTTCGGTGTCAGctgctttctcctccttatctctcttctttttctcaggAGCCGCTTTTATAACATCTTCGATGTCCGTCTCCTCCTTTTCAGCCTTGTGCTCTTCATGTTCTTTCTGAGTTGCAGTCTCCTTTCCATCAGCAGCATCCTTTCTCTCGCGCCCAGTGTCCCTGTTACGACTGCGCTGAGCCTGAACCATCTG
This window harbors:
- the LOC135098427 gene encoding myb-like protein X gives rise to the protein MHSFNNYMRGVCVVENGDILHGPPRRVKVSVQDPNATTLWCCCWPRGPRFNKVAGFRFNHEKIEAGVHKYTSLESAMYMDGMVFREYWTPGEAAVKVSVKQRRGKKVVLYSRLATFLDEMRDREADKFVLYVTETSFKIIKKERTSSEGEQAVSPKKEISEASEKKGVYDKRGDDEMNVKTNYMTSLLSSFKEKGNEPKKILTSPEIINLPPLVPMLTEGAKNWTASSNSFCEKAPAAQKHQRSASRTVRRDIQPCRNNETLEKEGQMVQAQRSRNRDTGRERKDAADGKETATQKEHEEHKAEKEETDIEDVIKAAPEKKKRDKEEKAADTEIVTNCPPKEENMDKVNKEDTERDFAEKEEEPEIMSQVKLAQEKGDEDAVSKEDNPREGKENDIWEDYYQKEEANIEDVKNAASEKDYADQEEMEDTDSEFVSEKDKEGGIQHIAVNSNMQMVQDTDDEDSESEEKDPSEEHTGTEEHEQETKKETDAEEVNTVPPLKDYAEEEEKQDFEKGVEKEDIIEKVILPSLTKFISLTNVRMKNSTRRENIRKKRERVLPDYKKTKTPVEKIVRKENTGKEQDLKKKILSYRPITTVNVNVTSRWRWWKTSPPTPVKKVMTGMKVKKKVNLRKKKLPVSHKRNVSLLKRNRKASGGKEKRYKKMNVKSVQKCKIDTHNTLPSDYVPDLDLSVLASQPPPPGPARVKWAREVAALKMRLRSQKQNKGRTGGRSIVHGSRAAKH